The Arcobacter sp. CECT 8983 genome contains the following window.
GGAATCCAATTATCAACATCTAAAAACTTTTCATATGCAACGTCGATTGCTTTTTGAACACCTTCTATACTTGTAAAAGGAACTGTTCCTACTACTTTCCCGTCATATGGTGATGTTACTTCTATTGTACTCATTTCTTTCCTTTTCTTTGATTTTTGTTTATTATATCATACAAGTTTTATTTGCTAATAAATCATTTAAAATTTTGTGATTTAATGAATAATCAACTGCTAAGTCAATTAAATGTACACCTTTAGAGTTTACACATTTTTCTAATGTTTCTTCAAACTCTTCACAAGATTCTGGTCTATAACCTTTAGCCCCAAATGATTCTGCAAATTTAACAAAGTCAGGGTTTTGTAAATCAAGTCCGAAAGTATCGAATCCCATACCTGTTTGTTTCCATTTAATCATTCCATATGCGTTATCATTTAGAATAATTACAGTTAAGTCTAACCCTAATCTTACTGCTGTTTCCATTTCTTGGTCATTCATCATGAATCCACCATCACCACAAACTGCAACAACTTTAGAGTTAGGATTTACCATTTTTGCTGCCATACCAGAAGGAAGACCTGCACCCATAGTAGCAAGAGCATTATCTAATAATAGTGTGTTAGGTTTAGCACATCTATAGTTTCTTGCAAACCAAATTTTATAAACTCCATTATCAAGTGTTACGATATCATCATCACTTGTTAAAGTTTGTCTAATTGTTCTAACTGCTCTTTGTGGTAAAATTGGGAATCTTGTATCACCAAAGTATTTAGAAAGTCTTGTTCTAATTTCATCTGCTAATCTTACATAATAATCAAAGTCCCAGTGCTCTTGTTTAGAAATATCATTTGTGATTTTTTCTATACTTGAAGAGATATCACCAACAACGTCTAGTTGTGGGAAATAAGTATCATCCACTTCTGATGGGAAGAAGTTTACATGAATAACTTTTGTAGCTCCTTCTTCATTTTCCATAAAGAATGGTGGCTTTTCAATTACATCGTGACCAACATTGATAATTAAGTCAGCTCTTTCAATTGCACAGTGAATAAAGTCATCTTTTGAAAGTGCAGCAGTTGATAAACATAATTTGTGGTTCTCATCAACAACACCTTTACCCATTTGAGTAGAGAAGAATGGGATACCAGTTTCATTTACAAAGTCAGTTAATGCAGCAGAAATATCATCTCTATTTGCAGCATTACCAATACATAATAGTGGTCTTTGCGCTTTTTCAATCATTTTAACTGCATCAGCAATAGCTTTTTTATGAGGTTGTGGATAATGGAAATCTCTTACTGGGTAAATGTTATTCTCAACATCTTCTTCAGCAGAAATATCTTCAGGGAATTCAATATGAACTGCACCTGGTCTTTCAGTAGTTGCAATTTTAAATGCTTCTCTTACAACTGAAGGAACATTGTTACCATTTACAATTTGTTTTGCAAATTTAGTCATTGGTCTCATCATTCTAACGATATCAATGATTTGGAATCTACCTTGTTTAGATTTTTTAATTGGTTTTTGACCAGTAATCATAAGCATTGGCATTGCACCTAATTGTGCATAAGCAGCAGCTGTTGCAAAGTTAGTAGCCCCAGGTCCTAAAGTTGAAACACATACACCAACTTTTCCAGTTAATCTACCATATGTAGCAGCCATGAAACCTGCACCTTGCTCATGTCTAGTTAAGATTAGTTTGATTTTATCTGATTTTCTAAGTGCTTCTAGTAAGTCTAGATTCTCTTCTCCAGGAATACCAAATATATATTCAACACCTTCATTTTCTAACGCCTTAATAAATAAATCTGATGCGTTCATTTTATCTCCAATTTTTTTAATTAAATGTTTATGAAAGTTTCACACATTTTGATTTAAACAGTTGTTAATCATTATGATTATTTCTTAAGTTTCATATTTTTTTTTGTAAGTGCGAATATTCGACACAATCGTTTCTGTATTATTATAATAACTTTAAATAAAGAGATTAAAGTAGTATTGTAATTCTTTGATTAAAAAATACTAAAAAGATGAGATATTAAATCTCATCTTTTATGCTTTTTAGGTCTTCTATCTTATTTAAGTAAGTGGCTTTTTTAGAGCTTACGAACTCAATTCTATCTTTATTTATTTCCAAATATTGATTTTTTGAATATTGTATGATTTTATAAAGGTAATTTCTTTTTGAAGTTAAGAAATCTTCAATTTTTTCAAAACCGAAGTTTGCTTTTAGTTTTGTAAGAATCTCATCTTCTCTTGGATGATA
Protein-coding sequences here:
- a CDS encoding acetolactate synthase large subunit — encoded protein: MNASDLFIKALENEGVEYIFGIPGEENLDLLEALRKSDKIKLILTRHEQGAGFMAATYGRLTGKVGVCVSTLGPGATNFATAAAYAQLGAMPMLMITGQKPIKKSKQGRFQIIDIVRMMRPMTKFAKQIVNGNNVPSVVREAFKIATTERPGAVHIEFPEDISAEEDVENNIYPVRDFHYPQPHKKAIADAVKMIEKAQRPLLCIGNAANRDDISAALTDFVNETGIPFFSTQMGKGVVDENHKLCLSTAALSKDDFIHCAIERADLIINVGHDVIEKPPFFMENEEGATKVIHVNFFPSEVDDTYFPQLDVVGDISSSIEKITNDISKQEHWDFDYYVRLADEIRTRLSKYFGDTRFPILPQRAVRTIRQTLTSDDDIVTLDNGVYKIWFARNYRCAKPNTLLLDNALATMGAGLPSGMAAKMVNPNSKVVAVCGDGGFMMNDQEMETAVRLGLDLTVIILNDNAYGMIKWKQTGMGFDTFGLDLQNPDFVKFAESFGAKGYRPESCEEFEETLEKCVNSKGVHLIDLAVDYSLNHKILNDLLANKTCMI